CGCGGCGAGTATGCGGAACTCGCCGGGGGTGCACACGATCTGTGTCCCCCCGACCGACACCTCGTGCCGCGCGGGATCGACCCTCAGCGTGCCCACGGACAGCGCCTCGTCCTCGACGGCGGCGGGCGCGGAGCCCGGGACCGGGGCACCGGGACGTCTGTTGCGGCGCAGCAGCGTGCGCACCCGGGCCGTCAGCTCCCGGGGACTGAACGGCTTCGTCATGTAGTCGTCCGCGCCCAGATCCAGCCCGAGCAGCAGATCGTCCTCGGTGCTGCGTGCGGTGAGCATCAGCACCAGCACCTCCCGGGACTCGGCGCGCAGGATCCGCACCACGTCGAGGCCGTCGGCCCGGGGCATCATCACGTCGAGAACGAGCAGATCCGGTTCCCCGCGCCGTACCTCCTCCAGAGCCGCTCGGCCGTCGGCGACAACGGTGACGGCGTGCCCTTCGTGCTCCAGGTAGCGGCGCACCAACTCGGCCTGTTTCACGTCGTCTTCGGCAATCACGATGTCTGCGCACACATCGCGATCGTAACGACCCCGGTGCCGTGGCGGGACGCGGGCGAGCCACCGGGCCGACCGCCCCCGCATCGGGTGTCCCGCCCGCCGTCTTCGCATCCGGAGTGGCCCAAGCGAGCTGCGTGACGGGTATGAGGGGCACTCCTTCTGTCCGTCACCCGTTCCGTCCGGGATGCTGGAAGCCGGGCTCGACAGGGGGGCAGACGGTGTATACGGAACCGATGGCGCGGGCAGTCGTGGAGCCGGCAGTACTCACGCTGTTACGGCGATACCCGCGTGGCGGTTCGTTCTCCACGACGGTCACCTACGGCGGGGACGGCTTCACCATGTGCGCCCACGTACGGGCGCGGTGGGCGGCACCCGGGCAGGTCGAGATCGCGCTGGCCTGCTGGGTCGTCAACATGGACACCGCGCGCTGTTTCGGTGACAACCCACCCGCCCAGGAGGAGATGTGCCTGCCACCGGAAGGCACGGCGGAGTGGGACGAGCCGGTGACCAGCCGGGTGATCGGCCACCTCGCGGCTCGTATGAACCCGCTTTCCGCCGCCGTGCCGACCACCGACGAACACCTCACCATCACGGTGCCTCTCGTCCTGACGTAGTGCGGTCGAAGGGCAGTCGCGGCGGGTCCCTGGCGCCCGGGTCCGGCCGGCTCAGAACCAGCCGTCGTCGCACTCCTGGCCGGTGTGCTTCTCGAATTCCTCGACCGTCATGGTCCGGCCGCCGGCCCAGACCTGACCTGGTTCCAGGCGCGCCAGGTCGGCAGCGGTGAAGTGGACAACTCCCTGGTAGTCGACGCCGCCGCCGTCGGAGAGCACGACGAAGCCGGCCGAGTAGCTGTGGGTCGCCTTGAGCCGCTGGTCGCCCTGCGGCGGCCGGTCGCTTGTCCAGCCGTCCGGTGTGTGGAACAGCGCGATGTTCTCCGGGCCTTCGGCGGACCGGGGTGCGCTCACGTGCCAGGACGTGAGGTCTTCCACCGGGTCCTCGGGGGTGTCGGTGGTGACCGAACCCAGTACGCGGGCGGAAGCCGCACGGTCTTCCCCGCAGGGCCGCAGCATGGCGACGGCGCCACCGTCCGCCGCTGGGCGGACGCCGATGAGGTTCCGGTGCGGTGGGGAGCAGGAG
Above is a window of Streptomyces sp. NBC_01498 DNA encoding:
- a CDS encoding response regulator transcription factor — translated: MCADIVIAEDDVKQAELVRRYLEHEGHAVTVVADGRAALEEVRRGEPDLLVLDVMMPRADGLDVVRILRAESREVLVLMLTARSTEDDLLLGLDLGADDYMTKPFSPRELTARVRTLLRRNRRPGAPVPGSAPAAVEDEALSVGTLRVDPARHEVSVGGTQIVCTPGEFRILAAMVREPDRVFTRERLLEELHGFDKYISNRTVDVHIMHLRKKIEPAPRRPVRLLTVFGVGYKLTDPAKKVRHAPS